A genomic region of Castor canadensis chromosome 16, mCasCan1.hap1v2, whole genome shotgun sequence contains the following coding sequences:
- the Znf606 gene encoding zinc finger protein 606 isoform X3, with the protein MKSLESKALVPTQRVFEEQSHGMKLERYIWDDPWFSRLGVLGCKDQLEMYHMNQSTSMRQMIFMQKQVLSQRGSEFCELGAEYSQNFNFVPSQRVSQLEHFYKPETHAESWRCNSAIMYADKVTYENSDYDKAFYQSIQPYHPARMQTGDNLFKCTDAVKSFNHVIHIGDHKGMHTGEKLYEYKECHQIFNQSPSFSEHPRLHVGENQYNYKEYENIFYFSSFMEHQKIGPVEKSYKYNEWEKVFGYDSFLTQHTSTYTTEKPYEYNECGTSFIWSSYLIQHKKTQTGEKPYECDKCGKVFRNRSALTKHERTHTGIKPYECNKCGKAFSWNSHLIVHKRIHTGEKPYVCNECGKSFNWNSHLIGHQRTHTGEKPFECTECGKSFSWSSHLIAHMRMHTGEKPFKCDECEKAFRDYSALSKHERTHSGAKPYKCSECGKSFSWSSHLIAHQRTHTGEKPYNCQECGKAFRERSALTKHEIIHSGIKPYECNKCGKSCSQMAHLVRHQRTHTGEKPYECNKCGKSFSQSCHLVAHRRIHTGEKPYKCNQCERSFNCSSHLIAHRRTHTGEKPYRCNECGKAFNESSSLIVHLRNHTGEKPYKCNHCEKAFCKNSSLIIHQRMHSGEKRFICNDCGRAFSGHSALLQHQRNHSEEKL; encoded by the coding sequence ATGAAAAGTCTTGAAAGCAAAGCATTGGTCCCAACACAGAGAGTTTTTGAAGAGCAATCCCATGGCATGAAGTTGGAAAGATATATATGGGATGATCCTTGGTTCTCCAGGTTAGGAGTTTTGGGATGCAAAGACCAATTAGAAATGTACCACATGAACCAGAGTACATCTATGAGGCAAATGATCTTCATGCAAAAACAAGTGCTATCTCAAAGAGGTTCTGAATTCTGTGAACTTGGGGCAGAATATAGCCAGAACTTCAACTTTGTTCCATCTCAGAGAGTTTCTCAGTTAGAACATTTCTATAAGCCTGAAACACATGCTGAAAGCTGGAGATGTAACTCGGCCATAATGTATGCAGATAAGGTTACCTATGAAAATAGTGATTATGACAAAGCCTTCTACCAGTCCATTCAACCTTATCATCCTGCAAGAATGCAAACTGGAGATAATCTTTTCAAATGTACTGATGCTGTTAAATCTTTCAATCACGTAATACATATCGGTGATCATAAAGGAATGCACACAGGAGAAAAACTGTATGAATATAAGGAATGCCACCAAATCTTTAACCAGAGTCCATCATTTAGTGAACATCCAAGACTTCATGTTGGGGAAAACCAGTATAACTACAAAGAATACGAGAATATCTTTTATTTCTCATCCTTTATGGAACATCAGAAAATTGGTCCTGTAGAGAAATCATATAAATACaatgaatgggagaaagtctttgggTATGACTCATTCCTTACTCAACACACAAGCACTTACACTacagagaaaccctatgaatatAATGAATGTGGAACATCTTTCATTTGGAGCTCTTACCTTATTCAACATAAGAAAACTCagactggagagaaaccctatgaatgtgaTAAATGTGGGAAAGTTTTTAGGAATCGTTCAGCCCTTACTAAACATGAACGGACTCACACTGGAAtaaaaccctatgaatgtaacaAATGTGGAAAAGCTTTCAGCTGGAATTCTCATCTTATTGTACACAAGAGAATTCATACAGGAGAAAAACCTTATGTGTGTAATGAATGTGGGAAATCTTTCAACTGGAATTCCCATCTTATTGGACACCAGAgaactcatactggagagaaaccttttgAATGTACTGAATGTGGAAAGTCTTTCAGCTGGAGCTCCCATCTCATTGCCCATATGAGGATGcatactggagagaagccctttaAATGTGATGAATGTGAAAAAGCTTTTAGGGATTACTCAGCACTTAGTAAACACGAAAGAACTCACTCTGGAGCAAAACCTTATAAATGTAGTGAATGTGGAAAGTCCTTCAGCTGGAGCTCCCATCTTATTGCTCATCAAAGAActcacacaggagagaagccGTATAACTGTCAGGAATGTGGAAAAGCTTTCAGAGAGCGCTCAGCCCTCACAAAACATGAAATCATTCATTCTGGAATTAAGCCCTATGAATGTAATAAATGTGGAAAATCTTGTAGCCAGATGGCTCACCTTGTTAGGCATCAAAGGACTCATACTGGGGAAAAACCCTATGAGTGCAATAAATGTGGGAAATCCTTCAGTCAGAGCTGTCATCTTGTTGCTCATCGGAGAATTCACACTGGTGAGAAACCCTATAAATGCAATCAATGTGAAAGATCCTTTAACTGTAGCTCTCACTTGATTGCACACCGGAGAACTCATACCGGAGAGAAACCATACAGGTGTAATGAGTGTGGGAAAGCATTCAATGAGAGTTCTTCCCTTATTGTACACCTGAGAAACCATACTGGGGAAAAACCCTACAAATGCAATCATTGTGAGAAAGCTTTCTGTAAGAACTCTTCCCTGATTATTCATCAGAGAATGCATAGTGGAGAGAAACGTTTTATATGCAATGACTGTGGAAGAGCCTTTAGTGGTCATTCGGCACTACTTCAACACCAGAGAAATCACAGTGAGGAAAAACTGTAA
- the Znf606 gene encoding zinc finger protein 606 isoform X1, giving the protein MAAINPWPPWGSLMDQCWGVAAADPWASWALCPQDSTWHVEVSPEEGRRVAGLPTAQVQEPVTFKDVAVDFTQEEWGQLDLVQRTLYRDVMLETYGHLLSVGNQITKPEVISLLEQGEEPWVVEQAYPQSTCPEWMKSLESKALVPTQRVFEEQSHGMKLERYIWDDPWFSRLGVLGCKDQLEMYHMNQSTSMRQMIFMQKQVLSQRGSEFCELGAEYSQNFNFVPSQRVSQLEHFYKPETHAESWRCNSAIMYADKVTYENSDYDKAFYQSIQPYHPARMQTGDNLFKCTDAVKSFNHVIHIGDHKGMHTGEKLYEYKECHQIFNQSPSFSEHPRLHVGENQYNYKEYENIFYFSSFMEHQKIGPVEKSYKYNEWEKVFGYDSFLTQHTSTYTTEKPYEYNECGTSFIWSSYLIQHKKTQTGEKPYECDKCGKVFRNRSALTKHERTHTGIKPYECNKCGKAFSWNSHLIVHKRIHTGEKPYVCNECGKSFNWNSHLIGHQRTHTGEKPFECTECGKSFSWSSHLIAHMRMHTGEKPFKCDECEKAFRDYSALSKHERTHSGAKPYKCSECGKSFSWSSHLIAHQRTHTGEKPYNCQECGKAFRERSALTKHEIIHSGIKPYECNKCGKSCSQMAHLVRHQRTHTGEKPYECNKCGKSFSQSCHLVAHRRIHTGEKPYKCNQCERSFNCSSHLIAHRRTHTGEKPYRCNECGKAFNESSSLIVHLRNHTGEKPYKCNHCEKAFCKNSSLIIHQRMHSGEKRFICNDCGRAFSGHSALLQHQRNHSEEKL; this is encoded by the exons GAACCAGTGACCTTCAAGGATGTGGCAGTGGACTTCACCCAAGAAGAGTGGGGACAGCTGGACCTTGTTCAGAGGACCCTGTACCGCGATGTGATGCTGGAGACCTATGGGCACCTGTTGTCTGTGG GGAATCAGATTACCAAGCCTGAGGTCATCTCCCTGTTGGAGCAAGGAGAAGAGCCCTGGGTGGTGGAGCAAGCATATCCTCAAAGCACTTGTCCAG AATGGATGAAAAGTCTTGAAAGCAAAGCATTGGTCCCAACACAGAGAGTTTTTGAAGAGCAATCCCATGGCATGAAGTTGGAAAGATATATATGGGATGATCCTTGGTTCTCCAGGTTAGGAGTTTTGGGATGCAAAGACCAATTAGAAATGTACCACATGAACCAGAGTACATCTATGAGGCAAATGATCTTCATGCAAAAACAAGTGCTATCTCAAAGAGGTTCTGAATTCTGTGAACTTGGGGCAGAATATAGCCAGAACTTCAACTTTGTTCCATCTCAGAGAGTTTCTCAGTTAGAACATTTCTATAAGCCTGAAACACATGCTGAAAGCTGGAGATGTAACTCGGCCATAATGTATGCAGATAAGGTTACCTATGAAAATAGTGATTATGACAAAGCCTTCTACCAGTCCATTCAACCTTATCATCCTGCAAGAATGCAAACTGGAGATAATCTTTTCAAATGTACTGATGCTGTTAAATCTTTCAATCACGTAATACATATCGGTGATCATAAAGGAATGCACACAGGAGAAAAACTGTATGAATATAAGGAATGCCACCAAATCTTTAACCAGAGTCCATCATTTAGTGAACATCCAAGACTTCATGTTGGGGAAAACCAGTATAACTACAAAGAATACGAGAATATCTTTTATTTCTCATCCTTTATGGAACATCAGAAAATTGGTCCTGTAGAGAAATCATATAAATACaatgaatgggagaaagtctttgggTATGACTCATTCCTTACTCAACACACAAGCACTTACACTacagagaaaccctatgaatatAATGAATGTGGAACATCTTTCATTTGGAGCTCTTACCTTATTCAACATAAGAAAACTCagactggagagaaaccctatgaatgtgaTAAATGTGGGAAAGTTTTTAGGAATCGTTCAGCCCTTACTAAACATGAACGGACTCACACTGGAAtaaaaccctatgaatgtaacaAATGTGGAAAAGCTTTCAGCTGGAATTCTCATCTTATTGTACACAAGAGAATTCATACAGGAGAAAAACCTTATGTGTGTAATGAATGTGGGAAATCTTTCAACTGGAATTCCCATCTTATTGGACACCAGAgaactcatactggagagaaaccttttgAATGTACTGAATGTGGAAAGTCTTTCAGCTGGAGCTCCCATCTCATTGCCCATATGAGGATGcatactggagagaagccctttaAATGTGATGAATGTGAAAAAGCTTTTAGGGATTACTCAGCACTTAGTAAACACGAAAGAACTCACTCTGGAGCAAAACCTTATAAATGTAGTGAATGTGGAAAGTCCTTCAGCTGGAGCTCCCATCTTATTGCTCATCAAAGAActcacacaggagagaagccGTATAACTGTCAGGAATGTGGAAAAGCTTTCAGAGAGCGCTCAGCCCTCACAAAACATGAAATCATTCATTCTGGAATTAAGCCCTATGAATGTAATAAATGTGGAAAATCTTGTAGCCAGATGGCTCACCTTGTTAGGCATCAAAGGACTCATACTGGGGAAAAACCCTATGAGTGCAATAAATGTGGGAAATCCTTCAGTCAGAGCTGTCATCTTGTTGCTCATCGGAGAATTCACACTGGTGAGAAACCCTATAAATGCAATCAATGTGAAAGATCCTTTAACTGTAGCTCTCACTTGATTGCACACCGGAGAACTCATACCGGAGAGAAACCATACAGGTGTAATGAGTGTGGGAAAGCATTCAATGAGAGTTCTTCCCTTATTGTACACCTGAGAAACCATACTGGGGAAAAACCCTACAAATGCAATCATTGTGAGAAAGCTTTCTGTAAGAACTCTTCCCTGATTATTCATCAGAGAATGCATAGTGGAGAGAAACGTTTTATATGCAATGACTGTGGAAGAGCCTTTAGTGGTCATTCGGCACTACTTCAACACCAGAGAAATCACAGTGAGGAAAAACTGTAA
- the Znf606 gene encoding zinc finger protein 606 isoform X2 yields MLETYGHLLSVGNQITKPEVISLLEQGEEPWVVEQAYPQSTCPEWMKSLESKALVPTQRVFEEQSHGMKLERYIWDDPWFSRLGVLGCKDQLEMYHMNQSTSMRQMIFMQKQVLSQRGSEFCELGAEYSQNFNFVPSQRVSQLEHFYKPETHAESWRCNSAIMYADKVTYENSDYDKAFYQSIQPYHPARMQTGDNLFKCTDAVKSFNHVIHIGDHKGMHTGEKLYEYKECHQIFNQSPSFSEHPRLHVGENQYNYKEYENIFYFSSFMEHQKIGPVEKSYKYNEWEKVFGYDSFLTQHTSTYTTEKPYEYNECGTSFIWSSYLIQHKKTQTGEKPYECDKCGKVFRNRSALTKHERTHTGIKPYECNKCGKAFSWNSHLIVHKRIHTGEKPYVCNECGKSFNWNSHLIGHQRTHTGEKPFECTECGKSFSWSSHLIAHMRMHTGEKPFKCDECEKAFRDYSALSKHERTHSGAKPYKCSECGKSFSWSSHLIAHQRTHTGEKPYNCQECGKAFRERSALTKHEIIHSGIKPYECNKCGKSCSQMAHLVRHQRTHTGEKPYECNKCGKSFSQSCHLVAHRRIHTGEKPYKCNQCERSFNCSSHLIAHRRTHTGEKPYRCNECGKAFNESSSLIVHLRNHTGEKPYKCNHCEKAFCKNSSLIIHQRMHSGEKRFICNDCGRAFSGHSALLQHQRNHSEEKL; encoded by the exons ATGCTGGAGACCTATGGGCACCTGTTGTCTGTGG GGAATCAGATTACCAAGCCTGAGGTCATCTCCCTGTTGGAGCAAGGAGAAGAGCCCTGGGTGGTGGAGCAAGCATATCCTCAAAGCACTTGTCCAG AATGGATGAAAAGTCTTGAAAGCAAAGCATTGGTCCCAACACAGAGAGTTTTTGAAGAGCAATCCCATGGCATGAAGTTGGAAAGATATATATGGGATGATCCTTGGTTCTCCAGGTTAGGAGTTTTGGGATGCAAAGACCAATTAGAAATGTACCACATGAACCAGAGTACATCTATGAGGCAAATGATCTTCATGCAAAAACAAGTGCTATCTCAAAGAGGTTCTGAATTCTGTGAACTTGGGGCAGAATATAGCCAGAACTTCAACTTTGTTCCATCTCAGAGAGTTTCTCAGTTAGAACATTTCTATAAGCCTGAAACACATGCTGAAAGCTGGAGATGTAACTCGGCCATAATGTATGCAGATAAGGTTACCTATGAAAATAGTGATTATGACAAAGCCTTCTACCAGTCCATTCAACCTTATCATCCTGCAAGAATGCAAACTGGAGATAATCTTTTCAAATGTACTGATGCTGTTAAATCTTTCAATCACGTAATACATATCGGTGATCATAAAGGAATGCACACAGGAGAAAAACTGTATGAATATAAGGAATGCCACCAAATCTTTAACCAGAGTCCATCATTTAGTGAACATCCAAGACTTCATGTTGGGGAAAACCAGTATAACTACAAAGAATACGAGAATATCTTTTATTTCTCATCCTTTATGGAACATCAGAAAATTGGTCCTGTAGAGAAATCATATAAATACaatgaatgggagaaagtctttgggTATGACTCATTCCTTACTCAACACACAAGCACTTACACTacagagaaaccctatgaatatAATGAATGTGGAACATCTTTCATTTGGAGCTCTTACCTTATTCAACATAAGAAAACTCagactggagagaaaccctatgaatgtgaTAAATGTGGGAAAGTTTTTAGGAATCGTTCAGCCCTTACTAAACATGAACGGACTCACACTGGAAtaaaaccctatgaatgtaacaAATGTGGAAAAGCTTTCAGCTGGAATTCTCATCTTATTGTACACAAGAGAATTCATACAGGAGAAAAACCTTATGTGTGTAATGAATGTGGGAAATCTTTCAACTGGAATTCCCATCTTATTGGACACCAGAgaactcatactggagagaaaccttttgAATGTACTGAATGTGGAAAGTCTTTCAGCTGGAGCTCCCATCTCATTGCCCATATGAGGATGcatactggagagaagccctttaAATGTGATGAATGTGAAAAAGCTTTTAGGGATTACTCAGCACTTAGTAAACACGAAAGAACTCACTCTGGAGCAAAACCTTATAAATGTAGTGAATGTGGAAAGTCCTTCAGCTGGAGCTCCCATCTTATTGCTCATCAAAGAActcacacaggagagaagccGTATAACTGTCAGGAATGTGGAAAAGCTTTCAGAGAGCGCTCAGCCCTCACAAAACATGAAATCATTCATTCTGGAATTAAGCCCTATGAATGTAATAAATGTGGAAAATCTTGTAGCCAGATGGCTCACCTTGTTAGGCATCAAAGGACTCATACTGGGGAAAAACCCTATGAGTGCAATAAATGTGGGAAATCCTTCAGTCAGAGCTGTCATCTTGTTGCTCATCGGAGAATTCACACTGGTGAGAAACCCTATAAATGCAATCAATGTGAAAGATCCTTTAACTGTAGCTCTCACTTGATTGCACACCGGAGAACTCATACCGGAGAGAAACCATACAGGTGTAATGAGTGTGGGAAAGCATTCAATGAGAGTTCTTCCCTTATTGTACACCTGAGAAACCATACTGGGGAAAAACCCTACAAATGCAATCATTGTGAGAAAGCTTTCTGTAAGAACTCTTCCCTGATTATTCATCAGAGAATGCATAGTGGAGAGAAACGTTTTATATGCAATGACTGTGGAAGAGCCTTTAGTGGTCATTCGGCACTACTTCAACACCAGAGAAATCACAGTGAGGAAAAACTGTAA